From the genome of Bubalus kerabau isolate K-KA32 ecotype Philippines breed swamp buffalo chromosome 13, PCC_UOA_SB_1v2, whole genome shotgun sequence:
acccactccagtgttctagcctggataACGGAGGAGGTAAGCGAACTTCctgtatttgttttctctgttaCATAACTAATTACCACAAACATAGCAGGCTGTAACCACATGTCCCACGGTTTCCATGGGTCAGGAGTCCAAGCACAGCTTGGCTGGGTCATCTACTGAAGGGCTCCCAAGGCTGTCATCAAGGTGTCAGTCAGGGCTGCAGTCTCTCGGAGGCACATGGTTGCTGGAAAAATTCATGTCCTTGAAGCTGTAGAACTCACGGCAGCTTGCTTGTTCAGGGCCAACAAGAGAGCACCACTCTCTTCAGGAAGGTTCCAGACCCTCTTTTACATATCTTCGACTGTTTTCCTTTAGCCACGGGCTTTATTGTCTGAATATTTGCAACGATTATTCTatacaaaaatttaatttcttgaaAAGCTCTGTATTGCACATTGGTAGGTCACTTCGCTCTGCATTTTATGCCACGTTTCCATCAAGAAGTTTTTCCCCAAATCACAGTCTGCCTgattgtggttgttcagttgctacgttgtgtccggctctttgtgatgccgtgaactgtagcctgccaggctcctctgtccatgagatttcccaggcaagaatactggaatgggttgccatttcctttcccagggtaATCTCCCTTTTTACTAACTCAAAAACTAATTTTGAACCTTTATTACATCTGCAGAACCCCTTCACCTGTGCTGCCCAATGTGACCTTCCCACCCATCATTTTTGGAGATCATGCCCACACTCAAGGGGAAGGAACAGACAGGTCATATTCACTAGGGAGGTAGAAATATTGGGGGCCATCTTGGGATCCTGACCATCTCACTCTCCCAAACCATATAACAGATTATTGGCAAGGAGAAATCTGTTTGGCCTGAAGGCCTCCCCACACCCCAGAAAGGAACTTCCCCGTTTCCATCAAGAAGTATTTCCCCAAATCACAATGTGCCTGGGAAGATTGGCAGGATCATGAACAAAACTGGCCCAATGTTGTCCAACACAGCTTTGAATCCCCAGCCCAATTCTCAGAAATAATATACCAGTGTCCACTTGGGGTTAGCATTCCAGGTAAATTAACCCCTGTGGAGCTGACCAGCCGTGGGACTGTAAGAACCAGCCTTTCAGATGGTGTCTGAGTGGTCTTGCCTCCTGGCATTCCTACCCTCCTGCAGTCCCCTCACAGTGAACAGGGCGGACTCCTGTGACCAATGAGATTTAGTAGAAATGACAGTGAGCTTCTGCCTGGCTCTCTTAGATGACTCTCTGGGAAAAGCCACCTGCTCTGACATGGGGATGCTCAAATCAGCCCTCTGGGGGTCATCATGGCAAGGGACTCTTATCAACAGCCAATACCAACTTGCCAGACATGCATGTGCACCATCTTGGAAATGGATCCTCCAGCCCAGTCAAGCTTTCAGAAGACCGCCACTCTGGCCAACAATTTGACTACAATCCCACGAGACCCCAGAGCCACCTAGCTCACTCCTGATCCACGGGAACTACtttttgttgtttactcactcagttgtgtccagctctttgtgaccccgtggactgtagcctgccaggctcctctgtccatgggatttttcaggcaagcatactggagtgggcttccatttccttctccaggggctctttcccacccagggctgggctccacatctcctacattggcaggcggattctttagccctgagccaccagagaagcccaacgtGGGAACTTTGTGAGATATTTAGGTTGCCATAAACTCTAAGTTTGGGGTAATTTAACACAGTGATAAAAGATACAGGGTCTCTGAAACCCATACCTAACCCAAAAGAAGTGCCCGTGATGAGAATACAGTACCACTTAGGGAGTGCTTCCTAGGGACCAGGTTCTGACTTACCACCCTGGAGGATGCTGGAGACCAAGgcaatgactgctgctgctgctactgctaagtcccttcggtcgtgtccgactctgtgcaactccagagacagcagcccaccaggctcccccgtccctgggattctccaggcaagaacactggagtgggttgccatttccttctccaatgcatggaagtgaaaagcgaaagtgaagttgctcagttgtgtccggctcctagcgaccccatggactgcagcctaccaggctcctccgtccatgggattttccaggcaagagtactggagtggggtgccattgccttctccaaggcaatGGCTAATGAAGCTTCTGAAATCCAAATCCCGGGGTTCTGCCCCAATCTCACACTGTCCAGCCTAGCCCTGCCACACTCGACATGTTCCATATCTACTCTATCTGATAGAGTAGccaccagccacatgtggctcttcagcacttgaaatgtggctggtgccaccgaggaactgaattttaattaattttaacttaAATAGTCGCATGTGACAAACGACCACTGGATTGGATAATGCAGATAAAACAGATGGGAGAGCCTTCTGCAAGATTCCAGTGGTTACGagtctgagcttccactgcaggaggcatggatttgatccctggtcagggaaggtcAGCATACCATGCAGTGCagcaaaaaacaaataacagatTCCAGTTGCAAGTGCAGAGACCCACTCAAGCTTAAAGGGCCTCAGGAGGGATCTGAAACCAGGCTCCCTACTTCAAAGGGAGTGCGACCTGAAGGGGCCCTGGGTAGCATAAACTCTCAGACGGGCAGTGATGAGAAACTCCAGATCTTGACCGCAAGGGTTCAAATCCCGCCTCTACTGTTGGTAAGCTGTGTctctttgggcaagttatttaacttcttagCTGCAGTTTCCCCGTCTATAAGATGGGACTACTAATAGTACCTACTTTGTTGAATTATTGTGATGATTCAACGGGTACAGGGTGAAGGACAGAATGGGTTCCTGGCATGCATGTTTGTGATGTGAGGGTTTGCTTCTACTACCAATTCTTCTTTGCATCCTTTCCTTGACCCCAACGAACCAGTGGGCCACGAAGCACCAAAGGAAGACCACCGAAGTTCAAGCATGACATGGACTTGGACTCGAAGTCAAGCCCCGGCATGAAGGTTTAGCTCTGCACAGACAAGCAAAGTTTGGGTTGCCCTCTCGGTAAAAAGGATCTTACCCACCTCaaaaggggcctccctggtgactcagatggtaaagaatctgcctgcaatgcaggagacctgcgttcgatccctgggttgggaagatcccctggagaaggggacggtaacccactccagtactcttgactgggattccatgggcagaggagcctggcaggctacagtccatggggtcacaaagagtaggacacaacttagtgactaacactggaACTGTCACCCACCTCAGGGGGTTGTTATGAGGAACGAGAGGTGTCAATGCTATCTGTCCAGAGACCACCAGCTATGATGCCCAGAGGCCAAAGAGGTGACGTGAGTAAAGCAGATGGACAGACTGGCAAAGGAGAGAGCCTGCATTTAAGTGGGGACCCACCCATATGCAACTCCCTATGGTTACCTGAGTTGCCAATTCTTgatttcttcccctctccccccaaAAGAAAAACAGGGAATCTGGATTTTTATGTGAAACATCCTCACTTCCATAGTTGGCAAGGAATCCAAggatttctgtgtttgttttttaaacacgGGGCCGCCTAAACAAATCTCCGAGGTAGGCAGACTATGGCCGCAGGCCACGGTGTGCACGTTCtgactttcttccctcctttccgGGCCCTTTCTTGGCTTCTTATGTATCTCTGCCTTCCGGTGTCTGGCAGCAATTATCTCAGGATCTGCTGAGATCAAGGGAAAGGATGACGTCTGATGAGCTTTGAAATGATGAAGGCAGGCAATCTAGAAAGTACCaggttttattatctttttatcaAAAAATCAGTAACAGACAACAATGTGAGGTGCTCACTCCCAACATGGCCAGAGGAAAAGGGACATGGGGGGAGGAAGAGGGCCCAGCCAGCTGGGACCCTGGGGTCACAGAAGGGGAGGGAAGCAAGGGTAACTCCCCCCAGTCCCCCCATGGGGTCAGGAGATGTGGTCTGGCCAGCCTGAGCCACTAGGCCTTTCCTCTCTGCATAGGATAAGCCCCAGAGCCAGGCCCTGATCAGCCCTCCCAGTCCCCCTTTGTCTAGAGGGACAAAGGTCATCCTAACCAGGCTGAGCCTGTGACTCATTAAACCAGTTTAGTTTTTGAGCTGTGCTGTCAACAGATGCCAGTGGGCTCTACTGGTCTGTCTGGTACACCAGTCACGGGCCCATGTGGCcgctgagcacttgaaatgtggatTAGTATAATTGAGGAATGAACTTTAACTTCCTGTCATTTTAATTGATTTCAGAGTAGCCGGCACTTGCCATGTTAGATAGCACAGCTCTCCGATCTTCTCTTAAATTTGGAGATCGCAAATGAAGGTACCCCAGCTGGGCTCAAAGCAGAAGCTAGAGAGAAGGTTTCTAGCCCCGTCGGAAGAAGGCACCAAGAAACAGGACcagaaaaagaggcaaaaatcCACTCAGCCCCACAAACATTCACTCACTCAACCACCCAGCCAACTTCACACAGGAATATATCACACTATTtgctgaaaaaatatatttatctatttttctagaACCAAGGaagaataataatatattacATGAAAGAGACACAAATATCCCACCATCCCCTACGTTATAGTTTGGgagctgctaaaaaaaaaaaacaaccctataTTTCAGCAGAAGCTTCTTAGAGGAAGCAGCTTCAGAAAGGGCCAAGGTCATGAGCAGGGAAGtaggaagaattaaaaaaacaaaagcatgggggaaaaaaaaagaaaaaaggcaaaagagggaaagaaaggccCTGTCTGAAGCTATAAATAgtagtaaaaaaaattaataaaaattatatctcCAAGTCTTCTCTCATTTTCgagtaacaaaacaaaaacaccattaAATACAAACTTAGCAGGTACTGTGGAAAGGTGCAGGAGGGCAGAGAAAGCCTTGgtttctgtgtactcttgcccaAAGAGAGAGGCTCTGTACAAAGGAatgaaccattaaaaaaaaaataccccactAAAAATAGACTTAAGAATATTCTACAAGTCTGATTCAGGATGAACTTTCAGCTCCTCTCCCCAAATAAAAAAAGTTGACTTCCAAAAGTCACTTGGAAGAGCCTAGAATGGCCCAAGGTGTACCACAGACTTCCACAGTGTGGCTGCAGGTGCCTCTGATGGACACATCTCAAGGTGCAGACAGATGGTTCTGGTTCCttctcccagctcctggccagGGCCCAGGCTGTGGAAGCGGGGCAGGGGGGAAGGCCGGCAGGTGGGGGGCTGACCTCCAGCAGGACTCGTACAATGGCTTAGAAAGACTCTGGATCAGACCTGTTCATACAGGCTCTAAGCTGGGCCTAGATTCTAAATgggaagatgaagaaacagatcgAACCCCAGACTTGCCTTGAGAAAGGCCAAGTTTAACCCCGTTTTTCTGCTGGGACAGTGGAGGCCCAGAGAATCAAGAGGCAAGCAGGAACAGTAGAAGGTGATGTCTCTTCTGACACTGAAACTGTAATCGGAGCGGGAGATGCTGATAGATCAGGACTGGgttgccctccccctccccgaaCATCCACCCTTCAAAATCCTTCAGCGTCCCTTCCCCCTAAGTCCAAGTAGGTGCTCCAGGGGAAGCTTCAGGCGTAGAACTCATTGGTGGGGGCTTTTTTGTAGATGGGTTTCTTGCCCAGGTCATAGCTGCCCTCATCCTTCTTCTTCATGCGGTACACCAGCAGCAGCACGAGGAAGACGGCGAACAGGATGCCCACGACACCGCCCACGACCAGagctggagaggagagagggggcaGCGAGGTGAGAGCTGGCCGCCCGTCGGGACCTCGGGGCGCACGGGCCGCTTCTGCTCGGTCGGTTCTCTGGCCCCCGGACACCCTCACCATCACGCCCAGGGGCATACTCTGCTGATGCCTTACTGAATTTGATCCTCACCACCTCATTCATGAGAAGGGAGACACTCTATAGGACTAAAAAAACCACAGAACCAGAGTGACAAAGGCATCCTTCCAACCCACATTGCTGGAGTCCAAAGCCAGGTTCTTTCCCAGCACGAGGCCAACTCCCCAGCAACAGCTCAGCCCTGAGCCAGGAAGCAGAAAAATCGCAGGCTGTGGAAATCCCCCTTAGACCTACTTACCCCACAGTccttagcacagggagctctctAGTTGACCTTGTGTGCACACATCCCTATGCAGACCTACACTTATACCCGATCGGGTGTACACACTCTGTACACACGCGGGTATATGCTACTATACACAGTTACAACATGTGCGTGTGTCCACACTCCTATGTTATAAAGAATTACACATGTggtttgggactttctggtggtcctgtggttaagactccgtgcttccaatgcaaggggtacaggtttgatccctggtcagggaactaagatcccacatgccagctgGTTgggcaaaaaaaacaacaaattatatACGTGATATATGTCCGCACATATGAAGCTCAGTGCTTAAGGCTTACATTCTATTCCtgtctctgccacttactggcaATGGAATCTAAATAATCAAGTTTCTTCATCTCTCTCAttgtaaaatggaaacaacagTACCTTTCTTATAGGTTTGTCCTTAGGTTGAAATAAATCAATCCCCTTAAGAGAGCTCAGAATAATGCATAGCATATACTCAATATTCATTAATTGTGACTTTTTGTGGTTTGTATCTGTGTCCCCGCCACCCTGAATTGTTTTGGCACAACAGTGGGTGCTTAATAAATGATTCCATTGGGCTCAGAGAGGCGCAATGGCCAAGAGCAGACGCGGGTTTCTCACATCGGGTAAACGTATGTTCTCTGTATGACCCCAGGCACCCTGGAGGGCTCACTCCTGTTTGTTGAGGGGGCAGGGATGTCTCCTAGAATCCTTCCTGTGACAGACTGAGTTCCCTAATTCGGTCTTAGTCTAAGAATATTAATTTTCCGCCCCTGCACACACTCCAAATCGACGCACAGAATGGGGACGGAGTGGCAGGGGAGCCAAGGAAGGTTCTCTCTTGGCTAAAACGACGAAAAAGCAGCAACACAGTGCCCCCAAGAAATACCAGAGAAAAGACACGGACCATCAGGTATCAACCCCCTTCCCATTTCTATTGCCTCTCCCTCTGATGTCTGTTCTGTTAAACCCTTGGTCTGTGCTGGGAGTCCCCAGAAGATCAAGGCCCAAGGACATTCTCAGAAGTGACTGTGGTCCTGGGTTCCAATGCCAGGTTCACCACTTGTCTGGTCTTGTGCCTTTGGATAAGAGATAAGGCTTCTTGgagcctcattttccttatttttaagagTATAGATAACCATACGTGTCAGATTGGGGTGTTGTGGAGACTCAGTGAGGGGGCGTGTGAATCATATGGCACATGGCAAGCACTTGATAAACTCCCAGGGTccagggtggttttttttttggctgtgctgtgcagcttATAGATCTTAGATCTCCCACCAAGGATAGCACCCATAACCCCTACAGgggaagtgctgagtcttaaccgctggaccaccagggaattccatgcTCCCGGCGCCCCCAGGTACTGTTTAAAAGCTATCTAAATTGAGGATCTCACCCCAGCCTATCTCAACAATGTAACTTTTCACATCAAGATCTTGCACATGTGTCATTCTCTATTGGAAGTATTAAGAGATGACTGGTTCTCACTTGTTATGTGACCTAAAGCAAGAGGCTTGCTTTCTCTAGGCCTGAGTCTCCCATGTTATAAGAAACAGTTACTTGGACTAGATcagtggtttttacatttttctttaaaagcagtAGAACCATTGTTTGGTGAAAGCAAAACCTTATGCTAATCCCACATCCACCAACTAAAAGTGAAACTCTGTGGGTGAAGAAAGATGGGCTGGGTTTTACCTCGAAAAGACTTCCaccaaataatttgaaatttataaGACTAAAAAGTCTCCAAGGGCCCTCTagtttccccaccccacccacatcACACAGAAAGTTCAAAGAACACTGACTCCGGGACCTGGAAGCCAGAGTCAGGGCTGAGCTGGGCCTACTGGGGGTTATACCCCGCAAGATGCAGGCAAGATCCTTTATCTGTCCCGGAGGGAGGCAGGACCCAGGGCTCTTTCCTTGCACTTCCAGCCTCCTCAGAGCTGCTGGCCCAGCTGGTTGCCAGGAGACAGGAGTAAGCCAGCCTGGACCCATGGTGCCCTCCTCACTAGGCTGGTTCATCCAGACTGGCCCTTGGCCTGTAAAAACCTGGCTAGAGAGGGAGTCCCCTCTGAGAAAGTCCCCAACCCagttttggagacccccaaagctgctggggaagaagagaaagagccaGTTACCACCCCAGCCAAAGGCCCCATAGTCAGGCTAGACAGAGCCATCCTTGAAGTCTCACCCTGGGACACGTCTTTCTCCACATAGAAAATTAGTCAGGAAGCCTGTGGCTCCCACTTGAGGCCAAACGTACTCTCTCTAAGTGTTAGTTTCTTAATCTGGCACAGGAAGTTTCCCTGCAGGCCACCTACtacttgctatgctatgctatgccatatactatactatactatacgATATActatggggctttcctgatggctcagttgttaaagaatctgcctgcaattcaggagaccccagtttgattcctgggtcaagcagattcgctggagaagggataggctacccgctccagtattcttgggcttcctttgtggctcaactggtaaagaatccgcttgcaatgcagaagacccggattcgatccctgggtgagggaggtcccctggagaaaggaatggctacccactccagtattctggcctgagaaagcccatgaacagaggagactggctggttacggtccatgaggttgcaaagggttggacacgactgaagggctAACACACACACCATCTACCACTGGGAACTGTGCAAACAAACATGTTACAGTCCGCCAAGTTATTTTAGATTCTATTTTTCACAAAGTTATTACACCAACCCAAGGAGGTAGCATGGTGGCCATCTGCTGACATGAAAACTGAGGCTGGAAAGCGTCTCAGACAAGGTCACCAGGCTGGAGGTGACAGCAGGGGGAGGGGAAGCCAGCCCAACTCAAAGGAGCCTCTGGGCTTAAAGGGGAAGTTTTCACGGGAAGTTTAACTTTTAATAATTAACATCCCAGGTGCCAAACCCAGGCTgggaaagtgctttgtaaatagAAAAGGATTTACAGCAAGTGAACAACGCaacatctattatttttttagCCTCTGATATGCAATTCTTGCTCTCGGTCTGCCAGGCTACACACATTGCCAGAGCCACCTCTAAGGGGAAGGGTCATCCTTCAAGGCCCCAGGACACCTAGTGGCTGCAAGGAGGGGGTACCAAATCGCCCAACGGGCTAGAGCAGGGGTTCCCAACCCCTGGGTTGTTACTGGTCAGTGGCCTACTAGGAACCCAGCTGCAGAGCAGGAGGCGAGCAGCAGATGAGCAAGCGAAGTTTCATCTGCCCCCATCACTCacattaccatctgaaccatcgtCACCCCTACCTCATCCCGTCTATGgagaaactgtcttccatgaaactggtccctggtgccaaaaaggtcaGGGGCCACCGGGCCAGAGGCATCCTTGCCTGCAGCCCTATCCCTGCCCAAGCCCTCTCCCCTTCCGAGGTATCTTGTGGGAAGCCCGGGACCTTACCTGCCAGCACCTCTGTCCTCTCAAAGATGTTGCTGCCCTGGGCTGTGCTAGACATGGACACCTTGTTGGACACATCCTCGTCCCCATCAAAAGGGGACGACCTCTTGGGGATAACTTCATTCTCCTCCAGTTCCTTGGGTTCAGTGGGAACTCCGCTCCCTGTCTTCTCAGGGATGTGGTTATCTATGGGGACCTGGATGGTGGAAAGGAGAAGAGACCAACACTCAGCGTGGTTTGTGGGGAGGGGGATCCAAGGCAGGGAGTAGGGACATTCAGCCGGGCGGGGAACGGTTCTGCCTCTTGCCGGCCAAACCACGTGGTCCCAGAGCAGCTGTGAGCAACCACCCCTCAACAATCACGCTGTCAAATCCTTACCCTCAACTTTtcttatgtgtgttagttgctcagttgtgtccgactgtttgcgactccatggactgcagcccaccaggctcttctgtccatggaattctccaggcaagaatactggagtgggttgccattcccttctccaggggatcttcccaacccagggattgaacctaggtttcctgcattgcaggcagatgctttacaatctgaatcaccagggaagcccaacgttTCCAGTAAATCTATCCCAGTGGGGAATGAATAATGTGACCAAGGGCACAGGGAAGCAGGTGTTCTGGGGTAATATCCTGGAGGGTGGTTTGGCAAAACGGTAGAAACAGTTTGCCCTTCAACGCAGCAGTTTGCCTCTGGGACTCTGTCCTAAGGAGCTAATCAGAGATCTGTGTAAAAGATGCTTGTTAGACTGTTGTTATAGGATGTCGAAAAAATCATAAACCACTTTCCCATAGGTAAGGGCAACTGGGTGAACTCTGATTAtgaaggttataaaaatgaataggAAAAACAGTGAGTTACATGGGGAAATACTCATGATCACTGTAAGTGAAAAATGCAGTACACAGAACGGTATGTGTAATGATATTAATGTTGGGAAATACCTAGAAATGCACACAAAAATGAGGCTGGAAGGGCTtccttgggggtccagtggttaagcttccgagctcccaaggcagggggccccgagtgtgatccctggtcagggagctagatcctacctactgcaactaaagatcccgcgtgatcccaagtgccacaaccgGGATCCAGCGCagtcagataaataaatgaaataacaagtaaaaaagcaaaagagactgGAAACACATGCAAGTGTTTATCACTTAGTGATTATCCCTACAGAGAGGAAGGTCTACCTGTGACCCTTAGCTGTGCCTGTCCCAAGAGTTCAGGGCCATAAATAAAAAGCCTTTTTGCAGAATGAGGTCAGACTCGAATTTATTCTGCTTGTCTCAACAGGTGCTGAGAAAAGGAGAGGCCAAAGTGAGGAGCTACTTACCAAGGGGTGCATCACTTCTGGGAAGATCCGGATGTCCTCTGAGTCATCTGTAAGGTCAGAAAGGCCGTGTGACTGTAAAGTCGGTCACCCCCAGGTTGATGACCCCTACAGCCATGGCTGGTGGGAGTTCTAATTCACAATTGGCCCCCAAGTGCTCAACAGGTAACAAGCATATGTCCGGCAGGTGATCATTCCCACCCCAGCCTCAGtcatctcctctgtaaaatggagctcctgagacctgcctcccTGGTTCTTTCATGTGAATGTTGAGCTGGTCACTGGGCAGGTGCTCTGTCAGCTCTAAACCCTTGCTCCATATAGATCCCAGGACCAAGAACATCACCCAGGAGGGGTTAGAAATGTAGAATTTCAGGGGCCACTAAATCAAAATCTGGattttaacaagattcccaggagatTCATTTGAGAAGACTCTAGATTGCAACAGTAAATGTTAGAAATTCCAATATGAATGTATTTACTGAGAACGCAGTAAGTGCCCAGGGCTTTTAACTCAGTCTAATCACCGCAACACGTACAGTCGCTTCTATTCCCATGTTACAGATTAGGACACCGAGGCTCAGAGGTCACAGAGCGGCAGTCTGAACTCAGGATTATGTGACTCCAGAACTCAAACTTCAAATCGTTACACCACCCCACACAGAGGAGGGAGGCTTTTCAGTAGCTCTGTCTAG
Proteins encoded in this window:
- the SDC4 gene encoding syndecan-4 isoform X2 — protein: MAPARLLALLLLLVGVPAAAAESIRETEVIDPQDLLESRYFSGDLPDDEDVGGPGQESDDFELSGSGDLDDSEDIRIFPEVMHPLVPIDNHIPEKTGSGVPTEPKELEENEVIPKRSSPFDGDEDVSNKVSMSSTAQGSNIFERTEVLAALVVGGVVGILFAVFLVLLLVYRMKKKDEGSYDLGKKPIYKKAPTNEFYA
- the SDC4 gene encoding syndecan-4 isoform X3, translating into MSSGPSFLGCKTEIRETEVIDPQDLLESRYFSGDLPDDEDVGGPGQESDDFELSGSGDLDDSEDIRIFPEVMHPLVPIDNHIPEKTGSGVPTEPKELEENEVIPKRSSPFDGDEDVSNKVSMSSTAQGSNIFERTEVLAALVVGGVVGILFAVFLVLLLVYRMKKKDEGSYDLGKKPIYKKAPTNEFYA
- the SDC4 gene encoding syndecan-4 isoform X1; its protein translation is MAPWEMFGRLKTRVCSRTRYSPGSGQRPDPRLSWDIRETEVIDPQDLLESRYFSGDLPDDEDVGGPGQESDDFELSGSGDLDDSEDIRIFPEVMHPLVPIDNHIPEKTGSGVPTEPKELEENEVIPKRSSPFDGDEDVSNKVSMSSTAQGSNIFERTEVLAALVVGGVVGILFAVFLVLLLVYRMKKKDEGSYDLGKKPIYKKAPTNEFYA